Proteins encoded within one genomic window of Oryza brachyantha chromosome 7, ObraRS2, whole genome shotgun sequence:
- the LOC102701742 gene encoding ras-related protein RABA5a, with translation MAYDGDEEQSQDYLFKIVLLGDSSVGKSNLLARFARNEFYPNSKSTIGVEFQTQKLVIDGKEIKAQIWDTAGQERFRAVTSAYYRGAVGALLVYDISRRQTFDSVGRWLNELHTHSDMNVVTILVGNKTDLKHAREVSTAEGKALAEAQGLFFMETSALDSSNVTEAFQTVVKEIYSILSRKVFQSQEQKRSEQSLSNGKPVMLQSDSNGPTSGGRWCCSS, from the exons ATGGCCTATGATGGAGATGAGGAACAGAGCCAAGATTATCTTTTCAAGATTGTTCTACTTGGTGACTCTTCTGTCGGCAAATCAAATTTGCTGGCAAGATTCGCAAGAAACGAGTTCTATCCAAACTCTAAATCTACTATTGGAGTGGAGTTCCAGACACAGAAGTTGGTAATTGATGGCAAGGAAATTAAAGCTCAGATATGGGATACTGCTGGACAAGAGCGCTTCAGAGCAGTCACATCTGCCTACTACAGAGGAGCTGTTGGAGCTCTACTGGTTTATGATATTAGCAGGCGTCAGACTTTTGATAGTGTTGGTCGATGGCTGAATGAACTGCACA CTCATTCTGATATGAATGTCGTCACAATTCTTGTCGGCAACAAGACTGATCTCAAGCATGCACGTGAGGTGAGCACTGCGGAAGGCAAAGCTCTGGCCGAGGCCCAGGGCCTCTTCTTCATGGAGACCTCAGCCTTGGACTCATCAAATGTCACAGAAGCTTTTCAAACTGTAGTCAAGGAGATATACAGTATATTAAGCAGGAAGGTATTCCAATCTCAAGAGCAGAAGAGAAGCGAGCAGTCATTGAGCAATGGGAAACCTGTGATGCTGCAGAGCGACTCCAACGGACCAACCAGCGGTGGAAGGTGGTGTTGTTCTTCATAG
- the LOC107304582 gene encoding anaphase-promoting complex subunit 13: MGGVEQEQSLSLGVLIDIVDEQWMRDTLPADDVPVPPAMAVKTEEAEEPAPANQESQPAQGDVWRDFALENL, encoded by the exons atgggCGGGGTGGAGCAGGAGCAGAGCCTCAGCCTGGGCGTCCTCATCGACATCGTCGACGAGCAGTGGATGCGCGACACCCTCCCCGCCGACG ATGTCCCCGTGCCGCCCGCCATGGCCGTGAagacggaggaggcggaggagccaGCACCCGCCA ATCAGGAAAGCCAGCCAGCACAAGGCGATGTGTGGCGTGATTTCGCATTGGAAAATCTCTGA
- the LOC107304570 gene encoding uncharacterized protein LOC107304570, with amino-acid sequence MKRKRKKCTLNWASPKASFRPGPLRGPTRPRRDDATLVSAISSTHFPLLPPEATAAANHSLISISPAAAAAMGRGRNRKPRNFATFRLCPRPGAADASDRVFVRVDDNPYSVPGFADDDGAAGEVDDEAPSSSETGPLPEHVRREILELGLPDDGYDYLPHLRELRPSLSSSGGGASAAFLPSRRRRHARAHFGPPLDVKAYDASRVRIASDEAAATTAAVEVTRVDNAIDPDVAKLLEEGDEPGPDPDGSESEHDDLEEDFVLVANQPDEDFVLVADNPEEEEICIAAVDHAEDALNLKDGECKGGNSASA; translated from the exons atgaaaaggaaaaggaaaaagtgcACATTGAATTGGGCCTCCCCGAAAGCTTCATTTCGGCCCGGCCCGTTGCGTGGGCCAACAAGGCCGAGACGAGACGACGCGACCCTCGTCTCCGCGATTTCCTCCACCCACTTTCCACTTCTTCCACCGGAAGCAACGGCGGCAGCCAACCACTCGTTGATCTCGAtctctcccgccgccgccgccgccatgggccGGGGACGCAACCGGAAGCCCCGCAACTTCGCCACGTTCCGCCTCTGCCCtcgccccggcgccgccgacgcctccGACCGCGTCTTCGTACGCGTCGACGACAACCCCTACTCCGTCCCGGGcttcgccgacgacgacggcgccgcgggGGAGGTCGATGACGAAgcgccttcttcttctgagaCCGGGCCCCTCCCCGAGCACGTCCGCCGCGAGATCCTGGAGCTCGGCCTCCCCGACGACGGCTACGACTACCTCCCCCACCTCCGGGAGCtccgcccctccctctcctcctccggcggcggcgcctccgccgccttcctccccagccgccgccgccgccacgcccgcGCGCACTTCGGCCCGCCCTTGGACGTCAAG GCCTACGACGCGAGTCGGGTTCGGATCGCCTCCGACGAGGCCGCCGCGACGaccgcggcggtggaggtgacACGGGTCGATAATGCCATCGACCCTGATGTCGCCAAGCTGCTCGAGGAGGGCGATGAGCCGGGCCCCGACCCCGACGGATCGGAGTCGGAGCACGACGATCTGGAGGAGGACTTCGTTCTCGTCGCGAACCAGCCCGATGAGGATTTCGTTCTCGTTGCAGATAATCCCGAGGAAGAGGAGATTTGCATTGCCGCCGTTGATCATGCAGAGGACGCCTTGAACTTGAAGGATGGTGAGTGCAAGGGGGGGAATTCAGCGTCTGCTTGA
- the LOC102701845 gene encoding uncharacterized protein LOC102701845 yields MSSSDQDDHDEDSPLFRGNGAADDDAHRARRRSSSSGGPSAVGEVPVAQSLIKAASNVCFSLFVLAVLVVTVVAVTYQPPDPWLQSSAAITSSLSRVLPNSTFLVPDDSLLPTGEDFNSSSSSTPASAAQRDDPDQAAVAAAAAAAVNATAGTCDPDAPLNCSDPRVLAAVKAFNAKAFFRKSIVFLSYETPVPGPKPGECDVAWRFRNRREKSWRRYRDYRRFALTPGDGCALDITRVGKFRSGANAARPPRPKGSKNRNPRVAPPPVDAEINDTIPIVGSEAEFRKGKYLYYMRGGDHCKSMNQFIWSFLCGLGEAKFLNRTFVMDLNMCLSGAHTDNGKDEDGKDFRYYFDFEHLKETASVVEEGDFLKDWKRWDKKKGPGKITVRKVPSYKVTPMQLKRDKSNIIWRLFDGQEPENYWYRVCEGRAAKVIQRPWYAIWKSKRLMNIVTEIAGRMDWDYDGLHVVRGWKAQNKQMYPNLDADTSPETLVNKVTKLIKPMRNLYIATNEPFYNYFDKLRSHFHVHLLDDYKELWSSTSEWYNETTTLSGGRPVLFDAYMRVIVDTEVFYRSKTQVETFNNLTRDCKDGINTCNL; encoded by the coding sequence ATGTCATCCTCCGACCAGGACGACCACGACGAGGACTCCCCGCTCTTCCGCGGcaacggcgccgccgacgacgacgcccaccgcgcgcgccgccgctcctcctcttccGGGGGGCCGTCCGCTGTTGGCGAGGTGCCCGTCGCGCAGTCGCTCATCAAGGCGGCCAGCAACGTCTGCTTCTCGCTCttcgtcctcgccgtcctcgtcgtcaccgtcgtcgccgtcacctaCCAGCCGCCCGACCCCTGGCTccagtcctccgccgccatcaccaGCTCGCTCTCCCGCGTCCTCCCCAACTCCACCTTCCTCGTCCCCGACGACTCGCTGCTGCCCACCGGCGAGGACTtcaactcctcctcctcctccaccccggcctccgccgcgcagCGGGACGACCCGGACCAggccgcggtggccgccgccgctgcggcggcggttaACGCCACCGCGGGGACCTGCGACCCGGACGCGCCGCTCAACTGCTCCGACCcccgcgtcctcgccgccgtcaaggCGTTCAATGCCAAGGCCTTCTTCCGCAAGTCCATCGTGTTCCTCAGCTACGAGACGCCCGTGCCGGGGCCCAAGCCCGGGGAGTGCGACGTCGCCTGGAGGTTCAGGAACCGGAGGGAGAAGTCGTGGCGCCGGTACAGGGACTACCGCCGCTTCGCCCTCACCCCCGGCGATGGATGCGCTCTCGACATTACTCGCGTCGGGAAGTTCCGATCTGGGGCGAATGCGGCTCGGCCGCCGCGACCCAAGGGATCCAAGAACCGGAACCCGCGTGTTGCGCCGCCACCTGTGGATGCAGAGATCAATGACACGATCCCCATTGTTGGTTCCGAGGCAGAGTTCAGGAAAGGCAAGTACTTGTACTACATGAGAGGTGGCGACCATTGCAAGAGCATGAACCAGTTCATATGGAGCTTCTTGTGTGGACTCGGTGAAGCCAAGTTCTTGAACCGGACTTTTGTGATGGATTTGAACATGTGTTTGTCTGGGGCGCACACAGACAATGGGAAGGACGAAGATGGCAAGGATTTTAGGTACTATTTTGATTTCGAGCACCTGAAGGAGACGGCCTCCGTGGTGGAGGAAGGGGATTTCTTGAAGGACTGGAAGCGCTGGGACAAGAAGAAGGGTCCAGGCAAGATCACAGTGCGGAAGGTACCGTCGTACAAGGTGACTCCAATGCAGCTTAAGAGGGACAAGAGCAACATCATTTGGAGGCTGTTTGACGGGCAGGAGCCTGAGAATTACTGGTACAGGGTATGCGAGGGGCGAGCTGCCAAGGTCATCCAACGGCCTTGGTATGCTATTTGGAAGTCAAAGAGGCTGATGAACATTGTCACTGAGATTGCTGGTAGGATGGACTGGGATTATGATGGTTTGCATGTAGTTCGAGGGTGGAAGGCACAGAACAAGCAAATGTATCCAAATTTGGATGCTGACACATCACCCGAGACGCTTGTAAATAAGGTGACAAAACTTATTAAGCCAATGAGAAACCTGTACATTGCGACCAATGAGCCATTCTATAACTACTTCGATAAGCTCAGGTCACACTTTCATGTGCACTTGCTTGATGATTACAAGGAGCTTTGGTCGAGCACAAGTGAGTGGTACAATGAAACGACAACACTAAGTGGTGGGAGGCCAGTGCTGTTTGATGCATACATGAGGGTAATTGTGGACACAGAAGTATTCTATAGATCAAAGACACAAGTTGAAACTTTCAACAACTTGACGAGGGATTGCAAAGATGGAATCAATACATGCAACTTGTGA
- the LOC102701565 gene encoding DEAD-box ATP-dependent RNA helicase 36 — MEVDGEARPFLLFSKPNSKKQRSKQEAAAEVQTQPEPPNPSPVTAVEPGLCDADQAPTAVTERVDSENAGDAAESAPVPSTFAELGLSQWLVDVCHSLGMRRPTAVQRQCIPRALEGRDVLGIAETGSGKTAAFALPILHRLGEDPYGVAALALAPTRELAAQLAEQFRALGAPLGLRCLAAIGGFDSLGQAKGLARRPHVVVATPGRIATLINDDPDLAKVFARTKFLVLDEADRVLDVNFEEDLRVIFGSLPNKRQTFLFSATISDNLRSLLELSGNNSYFFEAYEGFKTVDTLKQMYIHVPPDAKELYLFYLLSKMKEDNIRSVIVFVSTCRTCQYLDFLLEELGHPAVSLHSHKPQSRRLAALHNFKSSKVPVLLATDVASRGLDIQTVDLVINYDIPRYPRDYIHRVGRTARATRGGLSIGFVTTQRDIRLLHEIEDVVGKQLGAYDGEMRDVNKNATKVFKARRLANMKMADEGHEDKVHARKEQKKRAQERKRKHEGL, encoded by the exons ATGGAGGTCGACGGCGAAGCACgccccttcctcctcttctccaagCCTAATTCTAAGAAGCAGAGGTCCAAGCAGGAAGCCGCGGCCGAAGTCCAGACCCAACCAGAgcccccaaaccctagccccgtcaccgccgtcgagCCCGGCCTCTGCGATGCCGACCAGGCCCCTACCGCCGTGACCGAGAGAGTAGACTCGGAGAACGCCGGCGATGCCGCTGAATCTGCTCCGGTGCCCTCCACCTTCGCGGAGCTCGGCCTGTCGCAGTGGCTGGTCGACGTGTGCCACTCCCTGGGGATGCGGCGGCCCACGGCCGTGCAGCGGCAGTGCATCCCGCGCGCGCTCGAGGGCAGGGACGTGCTGGGCATCGCGGAGACCGGGAGCGGCAAGACGGCCGCGTTCGCGCTGCCCATCCTGCACCGCCTCGGCGAGGACCCCTACGGCGTCGCggcgctcgcgctcgcgcccACGCGGGAGCTGGCGGCGCAGCTCGCCGAGCAGTTCCGCGCGCTCGGCGCGCCGCTGGGGCTCCGGTGCCTGGCGGCGATCGGCGGGTTCGACTCGCTCGGGCAGGCCAAGGGCCTCGCGCGCCGGCCCCACGTTGTTGTCGCCACCCCAGGCCGCATCGCCACGCTGATCAACGACGATCCTGACCTTGCCAAAGTCTTCGCCCGCACCAAG TTTCTTGTGTTGGACGAGGCAGATAGAGTTCTAGATGTTAATTTTGAGGAGGACCTGCGAGTGATATTTGGTTCTTTACCAAACAAGCGCCAAACCTTTTTGTTTTCAGCAACAATTTCAGATAACCTGCGATCTTTGCTTGAACTTTCTGGCAACAACTCATACTTTTTTGAGGCATACGAAGGATTCAAGACAGTTGATACCTTAAAACAGATGTATATTCATGTACCTCCTGATGCTAAAGAGCTCTATCTTTTTTATCTTCTATCAAAAATGAAGGAAGACAATATACGTTCAGTGATTGTGTTTGTCTCAACCTGCAG GACATGCcaatatttggattttttgttGGAAGAACTTGGTCATCCTGCTGTTTCTTTGCATTCTCACAAGCCTCAGTCAAGAAGGCTGGCAGCATTGCATAATTTCAAATCCAGTAAGGTCCCAGTCTTGCTTGCTACAGACGTAGCCAGCCGTGGGTTGGATATCCAAACAGTTGATCTTGTTATCAACTATGACATTCCAAG GTACCCACGAGATTATATCCATAGGGTTGGACGAACTGCAAGAGCTACTAGGGGAGGGCTCTCCATAGGCTTTGTCACGACCCAG AGGGATATACGCCTGTTACATGAGATAGAGGATGTTGTTGGGAAGCAATTAGGTGCATATGACGGCGAGATGAGAGATGTCAACAAAAATGCTACAAAG GTGTTCAAAGCGAGGCGTCTTGCGAATATGAAGATGGCAGACGAGGGCCATGAAGATAAGGTACACGCTAGAAAAGAACAGAAGAAAAGAGCTCAAGAAAGAAAGCGGAAACACGAAGGGCTGTAA
- the LOC102702024 gene encoding phosphate metabolism protein 8-like, whose protein sequence is MEAYTAGAKFDCLLFDMDDTLYPLSLGINLACRKNIEDYMLNKLQIEETLVPKMCLDLYREYGTTMAGLKVLGYDLDYDDFHACVHGALPYEKLKPDPILRQLLLSLPQRKIIFTNSDKAHAATVLKKLGLEDCFEGIICFETLNPSSPEEHVEEESDNTDGGSSSPGSDSSASHHHKRILCKPSLESMEAVIEIAKLDANKTVFFDDSPRNIAAGKAAGFHTVIVGSSAAVAGADVALESIHNIKEALPELWDAGEHVRAVDLRSAAVEATVLA, encoded by the exons ATGGAAGCCTACACTGCTGGAGCCAAATTTGATTGTTTGCTATTTG ACATGGATGATACTCTCTACCCACTGAGCTTAGGAATCAACTTAGCTTGCCGCAAGAACATagaag ACTACATGCTGAACAAGCTTCAGATTGAAGAGACCCTTGTTCCCAAGATGTGCCTAGATTTGTACAGGGAATATGGAACGACAATGGCTGGTCTGAAG GTCTTGGGTTATGATCTCGACTACGATGATTTCCACGCTTGTGTTCATGGCGCATTGCCATATGAAAAACTGAAGCCTGACCCGATCTTGAGGCAACTGCTGCTTTCACTGCCACAGAGGAAGATT ATCTTCACCAACTCTGACAAGGCGCATGCCGCGACGGTTCTGAAGAAGCTTGGGCTGGAGGACTGCTTCGAAGGGATCATATGCTTCGAGACTCTGAACCCGTCATCTCCTGAAGAACACGTTGAAGAGGAATCTGACAACACCGacggaggcagcagcagccctGGTTCTGACAGCTCGGCTTCTCACCACCACAAGAGGATCCTGTGCAAGCCGTCTCTGGAATCCATGGAAGCCGTCATCGAGATCGCAAAACTCGACGCCAACAAGACG GTGTTCTTCGATGACAGCCCACGCAACATCGCCGCCGGGAAAGCCGCCGGCTTCCACACCGTCATC GTggggagctcggcggcggtggccggagcGGACGTGGCGCTGGAGAGCATCCACAACATCAAGGAGGCGCTGCCGGAGCTGTGggacgccggcgagcacgTCCGGGCCGTCGACCTCCGgtccgccgccgtggaggccACCGTGCTCGCCTGA